Proteins found in one Bremerella volcania genomic segment:
- a CDS encoding EutN/CcmL family microcompartment protein — protein sequence MRIAKVIGKVTLSRSVPEFQGAVLKLAVPMMLSDIENDNTPLDDLLVVYDELGAGQDNYIALSEGGEAAQPFYPDMKPVDAYNAAILDTVDIRYRPSK from the coding sequence ATGCGTATCGCTAAAGTCATCGGAAAAGTCACGCTCAGCCGCTCGGTTCCCGAATTCCAGGGCGCCGTGCTGAAGCTGGCTGTGCCGATGATGTTGAGCGACATCGAAAACGATAACACCCCGCTGGATGACCTGCTTGTCGTTTACGACGAACTGGGGGCCGGCCAAGACAATTACATCGCACTAAGCGAAGGGGGCGAAGCGGCCCAACCGTTTTACCCCGACATGAAGCCCGTGGACGCCTACAACGCGGCTATTTTAGACACGGTTGATATTCGTTATCGACCTAGCAAATAA
- a CDS encoding class II aldolase/adducin family protein, translated as MTNVHKIKQDMCDIGRRIYNKGFAAANDGNITVRVSDNEVLCTPTMHCKGFLKPEDISTIDMTGKQIAGSKPRSSEALLHLEIYKQRQDVKSVVHCHPPHATAFAIAREPIPQCILPEVEVFLGDVPITKYETPGGQSFADTIIPFVDRTNVILLANHGTVSYGENVERAYWWTEILDAYCRMLILAKQLGHVEFLNEKKSRELLELKDKWGWKDPRNTEQYKDCDICANDIFRDSWEDSHVQRRAFGAPEPMGPKAKKPAAATGSSDQEALIQMITQRVMAELSKQR; from the coding sequence ATGACGAACGTTCACAAGATCAAACAAGACATGTGCGATATCGGACGGCGAATCTACAATAAAGGCTTCGCCGCCGCTAACGATGGCAACATCACGGTTCGCGTCAGCGACAACGAAGTCCTTTGCACGCCGACGATGCACTGCAAAGGTTTTCTGAAGCCAGAAGACATTTCCACGATCGACATGACCGGCAAGCAGATCGCCGGCAGCAAGCCGCGATCGAGTGAAGCCCTGCTGCATCTTGAGATTTACAAGCAGCGACAAGACGTTAAGAGCGTCGTGCACTGCCACCCGCCACACGCGACCGCATTCGCGATCGCCCGCGAACCCATTCCGCAGTGTATTCTGCCGGAAGTCGAAGTCTTTCTGGGTGACGTTCCGATCACCAAGTACGAGACGCCTGGTGGTCAGTCGTTCGCCGATACGATCATTCCTTTCGTCGATCGCACCAACGTCATCCTGCTGGCTAACCACGGTACCGTCAGCTACGGCGAGAACGTCGAACGTGCCTACTGGTGGACCGAAATCCTAGACGCCTACTGCCGCATGCTGATCCTGGCCAAGCAGCTTGGTCACGTTGAATTCCTGAACGAAAAGAAGTCGCGCGAACTGCTCGAACTGAAGGACAAATGGGGCTGGAAAGATCCTCGCAACACCGAACAGTACAAAGACTGCGACATCTGTGCCAACGACATCTTCCGCGACAGCTGGGAAGACTCGCACGTCCAACGCCGAGCGTTTGGTGCCCCGGAACCGATGGGCCCCAAAGCAAAGAAGCCTGCCGCTGCAACGGGCTCGTCGGACCAGGAAGCCCTGATCCAGATGATCACCCAGCGCGTGATGGCCGAGTTGTCGAAGCAACGTTAA
- a CDS encoding lactate/malate dehydrogenase family protein, giving the protein MKVSIIGGGGLVGSCAAFALQCSGIVREIALLDVNADLAGGQALDLLHGSPSTADQIISSGSYEHIADSDVICITAGLRRKPDESRLDLINRNVDLFLTILDSIKKVGYKKDATVFVVSNPVDILTYLASTRLDLPTNRVIGLGTQLDTIRFRALIAEHCKLPPTQVKALILGEHGDSMVPIWSSASVNGLPLEKFPGWNPNAANELFTRTKGSGAEVIKKKGGAGFAVGIAIRDVIDAIALDSHQILPISSIQNGCYDIRDVALSVPTVVGKNGVESTYQLDLWPKEIQALRRSGTVLRETLTTVLNRVGRS; this is encoded by the coding sequence ATGAAAGTTAGCATCATCGGTGGCGGTGGCCTGGTTGGTTCGTGTGCCGCGTTTGCCCTGCAGTGCAGTGGCATCGTTCGCGAAATCGCCTTGCTTGACGTCAACGCCGATCTGGCGGGCGGCCAGGCATTGGACCTGCTGCACGGTAGCCCAAGCACCGCTGATCAGATCATTTCCAGCGGCAGCTACGAACACATTGCCGATTCCGACGTCATCTGCATCACGGCCGGTCTGCGTCGTAAGCCCGATGAAAGCCGCCTGGACCTGATCAATCGAAACGTCGACTTGTTTTTGACGATCCTCGATTCGATCAAGAAGGTTGGCTACAAGAAGGACGCGACCGTTTTCGTCGTTTCCAATCCGGTCGACATTCTGACCTACCTCGCTTCGACCCGACTCGATCTGCCGACCAACCGCGTGATCGGCCTGGGTACGCAGTTGGATACGATTCGCTTCCGCGCACTGATCGCCGAGCACTGCAAGTTGCCCCCTACCCAAGTCAAAGCGTTGATCCTGGGGGAACATGGCGACAGCATGGTGCCGATCTGGTCGTCCGCTTCGGTCAACGGTCTGCCGCTCGAGAAGTTCCCTGGCTGGAATCCGAACGCGGCGAACGAACTGTTTACGCGCACCAAGGGCTCGGGGGCGGAAGTGATCAAGAAGAAGGGTGGAGCTGGCTTCGCGGTCGGGATCGCCATTCGCGACGTGATCGACGCGATCGCCCTGGATAGCCACCAAATTTTGCCGATCTCCAGCATTCAAAACGGTTGCTATGACATTCGCGACGTGGCATTGAGCGTCCCCACGGTCGTCGGCAAGAACGGAGTGGAGTCGACCTACCAGTTGGACCTATGGCCCAAAGAAATTCAGGCCCTGCGTCGTAGCGGAACCGTCCTACGGGAAACCTTGACGACCGTGCTTAACCGCGTCGGTCGTTCGTAA
- a CDS encoding tetratricopeptide repeat-containing glycosyltransferase has protein sequence MTKEARNRKLTAVLVVNEETDLIRETLNSVRQIVDEIVLLNIGKTDAISSIASEFQARVVAHSWQDSFGEARNAALAHVTGEWILWLDPGETIEVEDAAKLRQFVNTQVDIMTAYVLLVRAPQAPGTIGSEQIGQVRLHPNHPGIRYEGRVRENVIQSLAECGMSIEAIPFLVQRNLIESDSAWKIKRASRDAKLVEREIKETGPSARLMICMGEAVQTLNDQANALMFYEQACRLSEHGSAEMLEAFYGILTALDGQPDGLDTQIQTCMTALEIFPLDAQLLCAVGGYLQSKGHLDLARRSFETAYKHGQINLETWHIDDIDEIAASCLAITTHAVGREEDAERILAEALADCPRSVRLRRQVIETHVKHGRRQEALAELEKLPADYPKIESLRSAVRGATLASQKNWVAARPYLEAAYRQGSREQLCLRWYATTLAALGEREASCEVLKAWKERDPHNAEPEELLRAFVTGPVIRQKASSKAG, from the coding sequence ATGACCAAGGAAGCTCGCAACCGTAAACTGACTGCTGTGCTGGTGGTCAATGAAGAAACGGACTTGATCCGCGAGACGCTCAATAGTGTGCGTCAGATCGTTGATGAGATCGTGCTGTTGAACATCGGCAAGACGGATGCTATTTCGTCGATTGCCAGTGAATTCCAGGCACGCGTCGTCGCCCATTCCTGGCAAGATTCGTTCGGTGAGGCCCGCAACGCCGCGCTGGCACACGTAACCGGCGAGTGGATCTTGTGGCTCGATCCAGGCGAGACCATCGAGGTGGAAGATGCCGCCAAGCTTCGCCAGTTCGTGAATACCCAGGTCGACATCATGACGGCATACGTGCTCTTGGTGCGTGCGCCGCAGGCCCCTGGGACCATCGGCAGCGAACAGATCGGTCAGGTTCGCTTGCACCCAAATCATCCGGGTATTCGCTACGAAGGTCGCGTGCGAGAGAATGTGATTCAATCGCTTGCCGAATGTGGCATGTCGATTGAAGCGATTCCTTTTCTCGTCCAGCGGAACCTCATCGAGAGCGATTCGGCATGGAAGATAAAACGCGCCAGTCGTGATGCCAAGCTCGTCGAACGCGAAATCAAGGAAACCGGCCCCAGTGCTCGCTTGATGATCTGCATGGGCGAAGCCGTGCAAACGCTGAATGACCAGGCCAACGCCCTGATGTTCTACGAACAGGCATGCCGGCTGTCAGAGCATGGCTCGGCCGAGATGCTCGAAGCCTTCTACGGGATCCTCACCGCTCTCGATGGCCAGCCAGATGGTCTCGATACGCAGATTCAAACCTGCATGACGGCATTGGAAATATTTCCACTCGATGCCCAACTGCTCTGCGCCGTGGGTGGTTATTTGCAATCGAAGGGACATCTCGATTTAGCGAGACGTTCCTTTGAGACCGCCTACAAGCATGGCCAAATCAACCTCGAAACCTGGCACATCGACGATATCGACGAGATTGCGGCCTCCTGCCTGGCGATCACGACACATGCCGTTGGTCGCGAAGAAGACGCGGAACGAATCCTGGCCGAGGCCCTTGCGGATTGTCCTCGCTCGGTGCGTTTGCGACGACAGGTGATCGAGACCCACGTCAAGCATGGCCGACGTCAGGAAGCCCTTGCCGAACTGGAAAAGCTTCCAGCCGACTATCCCAAGATTGAGTCGCTACGAAGCGCCGTTCGGGGAGCGACGCTCGCTTCGCAGAAGAATTGGGTAGCTGCTCGTCCCTACTTAGAAGCTGCTTACCGACAAGGTTCGCGCGAACAGTTGTGCCTGCGTTGGTATGCAACGACGTTGGCTGCCCTTGGCGAACGCGAGGCATCGTGCGAAGTCTTGAAGGCTTGGAAAGAACGTGATCCTCACAACGCCGAGCCTGAAGAACTGCTGCGAGCATTTGTGACCGGACCGGTCATTCGCCAGAAAGCTTCCAGTAAAGCGGGTTAA
- the argJ gene encoding bifunctional glutamate N-acetyltransferase/amino-acid acetyltransferase ArgJ translates to MTSPIPAGFRLGGFHCGLKRNPNKEDLSLIVCDEDTVAAGVYTTNLVVAAPVVWDRARTPSDKIRAVITNSGNANACTGEQGDKDNAEMAGIVAKQVGVSADQVLTMSTGIIGHHLPMEKIRAGLDEVFQRLGTDESHFDAAARGIMTTDKGKKVASRQCEVNGKPVKLVGMCKGAGMIAPNMATMLSVVLTDAQLSPEQAKEILSEVTDNTFNCITVDGHRSTNDTLLLLASGKAETGEISAAALEGFKAELQQLCEDLAKQIPADGEGSTHLIEINIEGCANREDAFRIAKTVADSALVKCAITGGDPNWGRIVSAAGYSGVQFDPMGLELRVNGHLLYKEGTPVKFDEKTVSQSIKESFETDVNLRFTDGDTKFRYWSSDLTVEYVKFNSEYRT, encoded by the coding sequence ATGACTTCGCCTATTCCCGCGGGATTTCGACTCGGTGGCTTTCACTGTGGCTTGAAGCGAAATCCAAACAAGGAAGACCTGTCGCTCATTGTCTGTGATGAAGACACCGTCGCCGCTGGCGTCTACACGACGAATCTCGTCGTTGCCGCTCCTGTGGTATGGGACCGGGCACGCACCCCTTCCGACAAGATCCGCGCGGTCATCACGAACTCCGGCAATGCCAACGCATGTACCGGCGAGCAGGGAGACAAAGACAATGCCGAGATGGCCGGCATCGTCGCCAAGCAGGTTGGTGTCTCAGCCGACCAGGTTCTCACTATGTCGACCGGAATCATTGGGCACCACCTGCCGATGGAAAAGATTCGAGCCGGACTTGATGAAGTGTTCCAGCGACTGGGGACGGACGAAAGCCATTTTGATGCCGCAGCCCGGGGAATAATGACGACCGACAAAGGTAAGAAAGTGGCTTCGCGCCAGTGCGAAGTCAACGGAAAGCCCGTCAAACTGGTCGGCATGTGCAAAGGGGCCGGGATGATCGCTCCGAACATGGCGACGATGCTGTCGGTGGTTCTCACCGATGCGCAGCTTAGTCCCGAGCAGGCGAAAGAGATTCTGTCCGAAGTGACCGATAATACGTTCAACTGCATTACCGTTGATGGCCACCGCAGCACGAACGATACGCTGCTACTACTGGCCAGCGGTAAAGCCGAAACGGGTGAAATCTCAGCAGCCGCGCTCGAAGGTTTCAAAGCCGAATTGCAACAACTGTGCGAAGACCTGGCCAAGCAGATCCCGGCCGATGGCGAAGGTTCGACGCACCTGATCGAGATCAATATCGAAGGATGTGCCAACCGAGAGGACGCTTTCCGAATTGCCAAGACGGTTGCCGATAGTGCCTTGGTTAAATGTGCGATCACCGGCGGCGACCCGAATTGGGGGCGTATTGTTTCCGCCGCAGGCTATTCGGGTGTTCAGTTCGACCCCATGGGGTTGGAACTCCGCGTCAACGGGCACCTTCTTTACAAAGAGGGAACGCCTGTGAAGTTCGACGAAAAGACGGTCAGCCAATCGATCAAAGAAAGCTTCGAGACGGACGTGAACCTTCGCTTCACTGACGGAGACACCAAGTTCCGATACTGGTCCAGCGACCTGACCGTGGAATACGTGAAGTTCAACTCGGAATACCGGACCTAG
- the argC gene encoding N-acetyl-gamma-glutamyl-phosphate reductase → MHAMTVRVGILGATGYTALELLKILVRHPEVEVTALTTRQEDRPHLSAIHPQFHKVLDLHLENWGPQEVAERCDCVFGCLPHAASASVIPEFLEAGLKVVDLSADYRLNDPAVYTQWYGGDHPDAERMKTTLYGLPELFREGIAEAQLVANPGCYPTGVSLALAPLLKGGFIRPDGIIADCKSGVSGAGRTPKLGTLYPECNESFSAYGVGTHRHMPEIEQNLTVYSGKQASVIFTPHLVPMDRGILSTCYALPDQDASEKELRSLLEETYANEPFVRVRSDLPATKHVSGTNFCDITVRRVKDRVLTISAIDNLIKGASGAAVQNFNLMYGFAETTALL, encoded by the coding sequence CTGCATGCCATGACGGTACGTGTTGGTATTCTTGGGGCCACCGGCTATACGGCTCTGGAACTACTGAAAATCTTGGTTCGCCATCCCGAGGTGGAAGTCACCGCGCTGACGACTCGCCAGGAAGATCGTCCGCACCTAAGTGCCATCCACCCACAGTTTCATAAGGTGCTTGATCTGCACCTGGAAAACTGGGGCCCGCAAGAGGTCGCCGAGCGCTGCGACTGCGTTTTCGGCTGTCTGCCGCACGCGGCGTCCGCCTCGGTCATTCCCGAGTTTTTAGAAGCTGGGTTGAAAGTAGTCGACCTGAGCGCCGACTACCGACTAAACGATCCAGCGGTCTACACCCAGTGGTACGGTGGCGATCACCCCGATGCCGAGCGCATGAAGACCACGCTGTACGGTCTGCCGGAACTCTTTCGCGAAGGAATCGCCGAAGCACAGTTGGTTGCCAACCCTGGCTGCTACCCGACCGGTGTATCGCTGGCCTTGGCACCACTGCTCAAAGGCGGATTCATCCGGCCTGATGGCATCATCGCCGATTGCAAAAGCGGAGTGAGCGGGGCAGGGCGGACGCCCAAGCTGGGTACGCTGTACCCCGAGTGTAACGAAAGCTTCTCGGCCTATGGGGTCGGTACGCATCGGCACATGCCAGAGATCGAACAAAACCTGACGGTCTATTCCGGTAAACAAGCCAGCGTCATATTCACGCCCCACCTGGTCCCCATGGATCGTGGTATTTTAAGCACATGTTACGCATTGCCGGACCAGGATGCTTCGGAGAAGGAATTGCGCTCGCTGCTGGAAGAGACCTACGCCAACGAGCCATTCGTCCGCGTGCGGAGCGATTTGCCGGCAACCAAGCATGTGTCGGGAACAAACTTCTGCGATATCACGGTTCGCCGCGTGAAGGATCGCGTGCTGACGATTTCGGCCATCGACAACCTGATCAAAGGGGCGTCGGGAGCGGCCGTTCAGAATTTCAATTTGATGTATGGTTTCGCGGAAACGACCGCACTGCTCTGA
- a CDS encoding NUDIX hydrolase — protein sequence MHQVTRRRVQFSALHLNVDGHRVWGATLRMLVELGEALTSAK from the coding sequence ATGCACCAGGTTACCCGCCGCCGCGTCCAATTCTCTGCCTTGCACTTGAATGTCGATGGACATCGCGTGTGGGGTGCGACGCTGCGTATGCTGGTCGAACTGGGGGAAGCCCTCACTTCGGCCAAATAA
- a CDS encoding DUF6798 domain-containing protein, which translates to MNPPTPSEPQEAEQPQTTTSPRWIELGLIVLLFFLLVGPLTPEVNEPHYLSKARHYWNPAWCPNDHFLNSGDAHGVFYWSFGWITTLVSFPVAAWIGRLICWGAIAFSWQRMIAKIDPRPWIGFYSIAAGATGIIYLHMAGEWLIGGVEAKCFAYAFAFWGLGDALSDRWNRAWILHGIASAFHVLVGGWMVVCLMFCWLVCPKQRPRLISILPGLLVGGAISLIGVMPLLLLNGDASPVESSWASYYYVYERLAHHLVVHTFAWEFKIRFFLAAIAWGITAWLLRDNDKLRILNGVVAGSVVLMLIGIIIDQTFFVVLQDWLTGSKLLRLYWYRIADVMVPLALAMNAVELCDRYRQNAPRRTGAVVAGLTLLVLAGMFFRIGDRWTAAASPADLSSLVTNPKDWEKTCYWIRDNTPEDAVFLTPRLQSTFKWYAQRAEVVTTKDVPQDDLNLLQWRERRGDTHWRSFHNRETLSLAGLTQEDLRELSRKYAVRFVVVDRDLARKDGISANWTFPRVYPANADQDSSYEVYEITDEEN; encoded by the coding sequence ATGAATCCACCGACCCCCAGCGAGCCGCAGGAAGCGGAGCAGCCGCAGACAACGACGTCGCCGCGGTGGATTGAACTTGGGTTGATCGTCCTGTTATTCTTTTTGCTGGTTGGTCCCCTCACACCGGAAGTCAACGAACCGCATTATCTTTCCAAAGCTCGGCACTACTGGAATCCTGCTTGGTGCCCGAATGATCATTTCTTGAACTCAGGCGACGCGCATGGCGTTTTCTACTGGAGCTTTGGTTGGATCACGACCTTGGTATCGTTTCCCGTCGCTGCCTGGATTGGGCGACTGATCTGTTGGGGGGCGATCGCCTTCAGTTGGCAGCGCATGATCGCGAAAATCGATCCGCGGCCTTGGATTGGCTTTTATTCGATCGCGGCCGGTGCGACTGGCATCATCTATCTACACATGGCCGGCGAATGGCTGATCGGTGGCGTTGAAGCCAAATGCTTCGCCTACGCGTTTGCTTTTTGGGGACTGGGCGACGCCTTGTCGGATCGCTGGAATCGGGCCTGGATATTGCATGGCATCGCGAGTGCGTTTCACGTATTGGTCGGCGGATGGATGGTTGTGTGCCTGATGTTTTGTTGGCTGGTTTGTCCAAAACAACGACCCCGCCTCATTTCCATTTTGCCAGGCTTGCTGGTCGGTGGGGCCATTTCGCTGATTGGCGTCATGCCGCTGCTGCTGCTCAATGGGGATGCCAGTCCGGTCGAAAGTTCCTGGGCCAGCTACTACTACGTTTACGAGCGGTTAGCACATCACCTTGTCGTGCACACCTTCGCGTGGGAGTTCAAGATACGGTTCTTTTTGGCGGCAATTGCCTGGGGGATTACGGCCTGGCTGCTTCGAGATAACGACAAGCTTCGCATCTTGAACGGAGTTGTCGCGGGCAGTGTCGTATTGATGCTCATTGGTATCATCATCGATCAGACCTTCTTTGTCGTTCTGCAAGACTGGCTCACAGGATCGAAACTACTGCGACTCTACTGGTACCGCATTGCCGACGTGATGGTGCCGTTGGCCCTGGCGATGAACGCGGTCGAATTGTGCGACAGGTACCGCCAAAATGCGCCGCGACGAACCGGCGCCGTTGTGGCTGGGCTAACGCTTCTGGTTCTGGCGGGGATGTTTTTCCGGATCGGCGATCGCTGGACGGCAGCGGCAAGCCCGGCCGACCTTAGCAGTTTGGTCACTAATCCCAAGGACTGGGAGAAGACTTGTTATTGGATTCGCGACAACACGCCAGAAGATGCGGTCTTTCTGACGCCTCGCTTGCAATCGACGTTTAAGTGGTACGCGCAGCGTGCCGAAGTCGTCACGACCAAAGATGTCCCACAGGATGACCTCAATCTTCTTCAGTGGCGAGAACGCCGCGGCGATACGCATTGGCGTAGCTTCCATAACCGGGAAACACTGAGCCTGGCAGGCCTAACTCAGGAAGATCTTCGCGAACTGTCTCGGAAGTATGCAGTCCGTTTTGTGGTTGTCGATCGGGACCTGGCTCGGAAAGATGGTATATCCGCCAACTGGACCTTTCCCCGCGTCTATCCCGCCAACGCCGATCAAGATTCCAGCTACGAAGTTTATGAGATTACCGACGAAGAAAACTAG
- a CDS encoding SMP-30/gluconolactonase/LRE family protein: protein MRILLSIALLFAGAHWAAAQDMPLSDVLIPGEDWELIADGYKFTEGPAVDADGNVYFVDVPNQLVLKVDHATKQVSTFAKGQGATSGLMFGPDGRLYGSQNRDRRIVAFGADGKMEVIADDLGANDLVVASNGNIYCTDPKGHQVWLVRPTGEKEVVATDIKSPNGIILWPKEGTLVVADSAGQNLIAYRVEEDGSLRYGAPVYTCRVKEKDAPSRADGMTVDSAGRLYVATEVGLQMFDSTARISGVMHKPTNQFLSNVAFAGPKLDWLYVTCGSGIYRRPTQATGVRYGKVKAD, encoded by the coding sequence ATGCGTATCCTACTTTCTATAGCATTGCTTTTCGCTGGTGCCCATTGGGCGGCCGCGCAGGACATGCCCCTGTCTGACGTTTTGATTCCTGGCGAAGACTGGGAATTGATCGCCGATGGCTACAAATTCACGGAAGGGCCAGCCGTCGACGCGGATGGGAATGTCTACTTCGTCGACGTGCCGAATCAATTGGTTCTCAAGGTCGACCATGCAACCAAGCAGGTCAGTACTTTTGCCAAAGGGCAGGGGGCAACCAGCGGCTTGATGTTCGGCCCCGATGGTCGGCTGTATGGAAGTCAAAACCGTGACCGGCGTATCGTCGCTTTCGGTGCCGACGGCAAGATGGAAGTCATCGCCGATGACTTGGGGGCCAATGATCTGGTGGTCGCGAGCAACGGGAACATCTACTGCACCGACCCTAAGGGGCACCAAGTCTGGCTCGTGCGTCCCACCGGCGAAAAAGAAGTCGTGGCAACCGATATCAAGTCCCCCAACGGGATCATCCTATGGCCGAAGGAAGGGACGTTGGTTGTGGCGGATTCGGCCGGTCAGAACTTGATTGCCTATCGAGTGGAAGAGGATGGTTCACTCCGCTACGGTGCGCCGGTTTATACCTGTCGCGTGAAAGAGAAAGACGCACCAAGTCGGGCTGATGGAATGACCGTCGATTCGGCCGGACGACTCTATGTGGCCACGGAAGTCGGCCTCCAGATGTTCGACTCCACCGCGCGTATCAGCGGAGTAATGCACAAACCGACCAATCAGTTTCTTTCCAACGTTGCGTTTGCCGGCCCCAAGCTCGATTGGCTCTACGTGACGTGCGGCAGTGGGATTTATCGCCGGCCGACGCAAGCGACTGGGGTGCGATATGGTAAAGTAAAAGCTGACTAG
- a CDS encoding alpha/beta hydrolase, translated as MMRLLFALSMFFCLFASTAWAQDEQYTTGPDAERKEGVPQGTVTKHVWDQSEIYPGTVRDYWVYVPKQYEKGKPACLMVFQDGAGFVNETGHTRVPVVFDNLIHAGDMPVTIGVFIQPGVVPPAKPGQNPRKNRSFEYDTLSDQYVRFLLEEILADVGKQYDISDDPKHRAICGNSSGGICAFTAAWERPDSFGKVVSHIGSFTNIRGGHVYPAVIRKTEMKPIKVFLQDGSNDLDNLHGNWPLSNQQMAAALKFVGYDYKFVYGEGKHSARHGGAIFPDTMRWLWSDVVSQN; from the coding sequence ATGATGCGATTGCTTTTCGCGCTATCGATGTTTTTCTGTTTGTTTGCCTCGACTGCTTGGGCGCAGGATGAGCAATATACGACTGGCCCCGACGCTGAACGAAAGGAAGGGGTACCCCAAGGGACTGTTACCAAGCACGTCTGGGATCAAAGCGAGATCTACCCGGGCACTGTCCGCGACTATTGGGTCTACGTCCCCAAGCAATACGAAAAGGGGAAGCCTGCGTGCTTGATGGTGTTTCAAGACGGGGCAGGTTTCGTCAACGAGACTGGGCACACCCGGGTACCGGTTGTCTTCGATAACCTGATTCACGCTGGTGACATGCCGGTAACCATTGGCGTCTTCATTCAGCCAGGCGTCGTGCCTCCGGCCAAACCAGGCCAGAACCCACGTAAGAATCGAAGCTTCGAATACGACACCCTCAGCGATCAGTACGTACGATTTCTGCTGGAAGAAATTCTGGCGGATGTTGGCAAGCAGTATGATATTTCGGACGATCCTAAGCACCGAGCCATTTGCGGCAACAGTTCTGGCGGCATCTGTGCGTTCACGGCAGCTTGGGAGCGGCCTGATTCGTTCGGGAAAGTGGTAAGCCACATTGGCAGTTTCACCAACATCCGCGGCGGGCACGTTTATCCGGCGGTCATTCGCAAGACCGAAATGAAGCCGATCAAGGTCTTTCTCCAAGACGGCAGCAACGACCTGGATAACTTGCACGGCAATTGGCCCCTTTCCAATCAGCAAATGGCCGCGGCACTCAAGTTTGTGGGCTACGATTACAAGTTTGTTTACGGCGAAGGCAAACACAGCGCTCGTCACGGGGGAGCGATCTTCCCAGATACCATGCGTTGGCTATGGAGCGATGTGGTATCGCAGAATTAG